Genomic segment of Rhodohalobacter mucosus:
AACCCAGGATATTGGGGGGCTTCTGGATGATCCAATGTTTGAAAACTATCTCGCAGACGCACAAACCTATCTAACCGTCAACATCATCGACGGCCGAATACTGATAGATTCGGCTGAACGCATAATTGAGCTGCTAAATCAAAATATTGATGCATATTGAACAGCCGAATCATATTGAACTGACCGGTGCTTGTTTGTTTACAAAAAACCGGTGCAGGCAATGCTGAGCCGGCATTCCAGAATATGTTCAGTGTTATACAAAACAGGGCCGACCTATCAACTTACAACTTGCTATTTGACAGCTTCGACCCCGTTGATGTTCAGGTCTCAATTAATCGATATCTATTCAGAATCGGATAGAATATTGGTGCCCATTGCACTAATAATAAGTGAACGATCATAATAGCTGTAATACCGGTCAATTTTATTTTCTTCATTGAAATGAACGGTAATATTCATGCGCAGATTGACCTTAGTACCATTAAAAACCATCTCATTCGACAAATAGCTAACGACATACGGCCCGGTTAAACCGGCGTAATTCGGAGCCTCCTGTGCAATAACAGGCAGGTAAACAGGTTCGCTAAAAGTCATGGATTCTACTCCGGTAGTGGCTTCCCAGTTTTTCCACCAATCTATCAGAGCTTCTTTGCCGGTAATCACTGTACGGGTTCCCGCATCGCCATCCGGAAAATAGTATTCAATGTCATCTGCCATCAGCTCACCCCAGGCATCGAAATCCATATTCTGCATATGCATCATCCCCTCTTCCATAATCTCAACATACTCTGTTGAGCCTATATCCCAACTGTCATTCCCGTCATTCATGTTCTGAACACACCCGTTCAGCAGCATCATACCCAGAATCAATAATCCGGTCAAATACTTTATATTATTGTGTATAATCATATCTCCTATATCCCCTTATTTTATTTTTAAATGAAAAGAAAAGCATGTTTGAATCTCTGTAATCATTAATCAATTTGCCTTTTTGAAGGATAAATTCCAATAGTAAACTTTATGTAAATTTCATGATAATATTTACTATATACTTAATATCTGTGTGGCCTCACGGGTAATATATTATCATTAACGTTATATCAAAGTTCTATACCGGTATTTGCAATACCGAAAAATTTATTTTCATTTTTTTGAACAAAGGAAGATAATGCCGCATAAATTTATTACACTGAATTCTATCCACTTCTAAAATCAGTGAATCAATAGGGCAGGATGAGTGGGACGCACTGTCAGCTACTGACAGGCTTATTCATACATAACTAATAAATAATAGGGGATAATGACATGACTCAACTCAATAAGCTGTTTCTGTTTGTTTTAATATCTATCATCGCGGTTGGCGTAAAAGCTCAGATGGTGGAAGATTCCAGGACGGAATTTATCATGTGCACGCTGAAAGAAGGCAAGACCTTTGATGATGTGATCGAATACGCTGAGAAGTACGGCGAGGAGATCGAAGCCAAAGAGCTCAATTACGCGCAATTTTTGATGCGGCCTATGATGGCAGGATCATTTTTGGAAGACTATACTCACGTAATTGTCGGGTCATGGCCCGACGGTGGTGCCATGTATCGTGAGTATGGAAATTACGCCAATAGCTTTTTGGATAATGACGATCGTGAATCACCGCATACATGTAACGCGGTTTATTCTACGATTAATTATATGGTCATGAATTCCATGAAACAGGATGAGCCTATGGATGAACGGACTCCCCTTCAATTTGCAAGCTGTAATCTGAAGGAAGGTGTTAGCATGGAGTATGCCATGGAGGTTCAGGCGGAGTTCTCTGCCCGGCTGGATGAGGCAGGATATGACGGGATGGTTGGCTGGTGGGCCACTCCCTATCTGGGTTTTGAAGATTTCGGATATGATTTTATGTCCATCGCCTGGTGGCAAAGCTTTGAGCATCGCGCACAGATTGCCGGCGATTTTTATACAATGGCAGAAGATCTGAACTCCATGATGAATTCGGTAACTACCTGCGAAAATCCACGTGCCTACATGGTTGAAATGATCTTCGATCATCAGCAGGATTAATTGATTAACCGGCTGGTCTTATAATTACAAAAGGCTCATACGATGTATGGGCCTTTTTTATTCCGTCAATAAACTGGATCGACTTACACTCCCGGTATAAAACTGTAGTTAAACCTATACACTGAGTGCAAATTGCTTTATTCTCGCAACTCAAATACATATAAACCGCAGTTCACTTCCGGCAGATTTTTCCTGAAAAAAACCCTCAAAAAAATAGGCTTTTTGCCTGTATGTGCTATATTAATGGCGGCTGTGTAGGTAAAAAGGCATAAGCGTATTTCTTATCTGTGATTAGTTTTAACCCGGATAAAAATATTTTTTTTCGAAGACGGGCAAAAACCTTTGTTTCGTAATAATTTACAGCTTTACCAATCAGTCTATTATGTATGGGGGTGCGCGCTTTTTCAATTCATCTCTGGGGGTTTCAACAATCATTTAGAATGCAGAGTGCAGTAATTGTGTATGGATTCCGATAAGGAAAAAGCATTGAAAGAGGCTTATCAAAAGGTTATCGCTCTTAATTTCAATCAGGCTCCGATAGACCAAATAGAGTCTTATGTGGTTCCGGACGTGATGGTATTTGGCAGTACCGTCGACGAACAGGCACATGACCTGGAAGGATATATATCCATAATTAAGGGCCAGGAAGAGCAGACGAAATCAGAAGGCCTCTCCTTCCAGTTTGAAACGGAACCTATCCACAGGCGTATCTTGCCCGGCGAGGAATCAGCCCTCTTTGTGGATCTGGTAACGGTATCTTTCAAATCAGGCACTGAAGTTGTTCACCAGTCTGTATTCCGGTTGTCCTTGCTCATGGAAAAGATCGACGGGCAATGGAAGCTGGTTTACCTGCACGACTCCATCCTTACCGACACGGAAGGCGACCCTTTTCATATCAACGAGTACAAAAAGGAGAAGGAGAGGCTTGAACAACAGGTCGCAGAGCAGACGGCCGACCTTCAGCTGATAAACAGGGAGCTCGAAATTGAGGCCGCTATCCAAAGGGTCAGAACCGTTGCCATGGGAATGCAGGAGCCGGACGATATCATGAAGGTGCTGAATGTGATCAAAAAAGAGCTCGCCGCATTTGAGCTGAATAATATCGGTACCTGGATCTGGATCTTCAATGATGAAGAAACCCTCACGCAGTGGGATATTTCTGAAATCGACCTCAAAGGCACTCTCTCCAGCGTAAATATCACAATGGACCTCAAGTCATCCCAGAGCGCCCGGCGCCACGCTCCCAAATGGAAACGGGACGACTATTACACAATGTCCTGGAAGGGAGATCAGCTTCAGGGGCTTATTGATGAGGTAAAGACACTGGACGCTCAAAACGGGAAACTTTTCCAGGAAGCCGTCGATGAGGGACGCATGACCACCTATTGGCAGGCCTGTGCTCCGTTTTCTAAAGGAGTTTTGGGACTGGATTATCCGGCAGAGCCCCCGGAAGAGGCAAAAAACGTTTTGACCAAAATGGCCTCCGCTATCGATATGGCTTACCAGCGATTTGAAGATCTCCGGAAGGCGGAGCACCAGGCATACGAATCAAAAGTTGAAACCAGCCTCGAGCGGATACGCGGCATGGCATCAGCCATGAATCACAGCGATGATCTGATGCAGATCGCCGAGGCTATGTTCAGAGAGCTGGAAATCCTTAAAATCAGGCCGCTTCGCTATGGCTTAGCCATGATCGACCGGGAAAAAATAGAAGCGGAACTATGGGCGTCCACCGTTAACGACGGACACTATCTGGATATGCTGGGCACCCTCTCCCTTACCTGGCACCCGATGCTTCTGCAGGCACTTGATGCATGGGATTCGCAACATGAGGAATTGATATACGAACTCAAAGGCCAAGAGCTCAGCAGCTACTATAAAAAGATTGGTCTGATAAATCCGGAGATACCCAACCTGGGAGAGCTTCAGGACCCTGAAACGGATAGCGTACAGTACACCAGCTTTTTCCCTTTCAAAACCGGCGTACTCTATGCCTTTACCGAGGAAGAGCCGGCTGAGGAAGGACGGTCCATCCTGAAACGTTTTGCGTCCGTTTTTGAACAGGCCCATATCCGATACAATGATCTGCAGATCGCCGAACAGCAGGAGCACCTGATCCGCGAAGAACGCGATCGTCTTGAAATAGCGCTAAAAGAACTGAGGGCAACCAAGGATCAGCTTGTACAGCAGGAAAAACTGGCCTCCCTGGGCCAGCTTACCGCCGGCATCGCCCACGAGATCAAGAATCCCCTCAATTTTGTGAATAATTTCTCGGAGGTGAGCATCGAGATGGTGGAGGAAGCGATAGATGAAGTGAAAAGGCAAAAGGCAGAAGTGAAAAAGGAGGCGAAAAAAACTCCCCTCTCGCCCCGTAGGGATCCCGATGGGAAGAGGGACGGCGACCCGTCGTTAGACGGAAGCGCCAGGGGTGTGTCTGATGGGGCAAATGGTGAGGCAATCGACACAAACCTCCTCCTCGAAATTCTCGGCGACATTGAAGCCAACCTGCGCAAAATCCACGAGCACGGCTCGCGGGCCGACGGCATCGTAAAGTCCATGCTGCAGCACTCACGCGGCGGCGAGGGCACCTCTCAACCCACCAACCTGAATTCTCTGGTCAAAGAGTATGTCAATCTCTCCTTCCACGGCATGAGGGCCGGCGACGACCCGATCAACGTGGAGATCGACCTCCAGCTGGATGATTCAGTCGGTGAGATACCGCTGGTGGCCGAAGATTTCTCCCGGGTGATTTTGAATGTATGCAACAACGCCTTTGACGCGATGAGGGAAAAGCTGAGTGCTCAGAGCAATAGCGTTTCCCGCGCAAGCGAAAAGGCAAAAGCACGCACTGAGCAAAGTCGAAGTGTGAAAAGTGAGAAGTCCCTCCCTCAGCCGAAGGAGGGAGGTGATCCGTCGGCT
This window contains:
- a CDS encoding nuclear transport factor 2 family protein — protein: MTGLLILGMMLLNGCVQNMNDGNDSWDIGSTEYVEIMEEGMMHMQNMDFDAWGELMADDIEYYFPDGDAGTRTVITGKEALIDWWKNWEATTGVESMTFSEPVYLPVIAQEAPNYAGLTGPYVVSYLSNEMVFNGTKVNLRMNITVHFNEENKIDRYYSYYDRSLIISAMGTNILSDSE
- a CDS encoding ATP-binding protein — its product is MDSDKEKALKEAYQKVIALNFNQAPIDQIESYVVPDVMVFGSTVDEQAHDLEGYISIIKGQEEQTKSEGLSFQFETEPIHRRILPGEESALFVDLVTVSFKSGTEVVHQSVFRLSLLMEKIDGQWKLVYLHDSILTDTEGDPFHINEYKKEKERLEQQVAEQTADLQLINRELEIEAAIQRVRTVAMGMQEPDDIMKVLNVIKKELAAFELNNIGTWIWIFNDEETLTQWDISEIDLKGTLSSVNITMDLKSSQSARRHAPKWKRDDYYTMSWKGDQLQGLIDEVKTLDAQNGKLFQEAVDEGRMTTYWQACAPFSKGVLGLDYPAEPPEEAKNVLTKMASAIDMAYQRFEDLRKAEHQAYESKVETSLERIRGMASAMNHSDDLMQIAEAMFRELEILKIRPLRYGLAMIDREKIEAELWASTVNDGHYLDMLGTLSLTWHPMLLQALDAWDSQHEELIYELKGQELSSYYKKIGLINPEIPNLGELQDPETDSVQYTSFFPFKTGVLYAFTEEEPAEEGRSILKRFASVFEQAHIRYNDLQIAEQQEHLIREERDRLEIALKELRATKDQLVQQEKLASLGQLTAGIAHEIKNPLNFVNNFSEVSIEMVEEAIDEVKRQKAEVKKEAKKTPLSPRRDPDGKRDGDPSLDGSARGVSDGANGEAIDTNLLLEILGDIEANLRKIHEHGSRADGIVKSMLQHSRGGEGTSQPTNLNSLVKEYVNLSFHGMRAGDDPINVEIDLQLDDSVGEIPLVAEDFSRVILNVCNNAFDAMREKLSAQSNSVSRASEKAKARTEQSRSVKSEKSLPQPKEGGDPSADGERGDDTEHSYSPKLTVRTLRNSGDVSIHVEDNGIGIPKDMRSKVLQPFFTTKKGTSGTGLGLSITNDIIKAHGGDIRIESEKGFGTNFKILLRNR